The proteins below are encoded in one region of Ostrea edulis chromosome 3, xbOstEdul1.1, whole genome shotgun sequence:
- the LOC125673399 gene encoding neuropeptide CCHamide-1 receptor-like, with product MNNSSIVMQSDSHENGSFDLVQMELFAKRPETFAIIVICSVIFVAGILGNIALLTYVICRNRLTSPHNIYSTNLAIGDILTLTIAMPFLSSIYTMTYWPFGDSLCKFSECIHTLSISITVFMISALSVERYRMLKLHSPSLNVTSSSVISFILWLVAAMLAIPDLVSAETMSYRDLHYCRPYRENWGETYAKTLVIIKFTCIFALPLLIIAVCYSLIGYNLFSKRSRFHSCYYDENQTVLEEEMRKHSKRKSMAVLVFGLVIVFIVTWLPRHVYLMWYYFDPSPYDLTWHIVKIVGVCLMFCNAALNPLVFFCFDARFRECCCCRKSRDDLDGYAEIPDNTVVLTETAHDTVVLTNVNHADSDTRV from the coding sequence ATGAACAATTCGTCAATTGTCATGCAAAGCGACTCTCACGAGAATGGATCGTTTGATCTCGTGCAAATGGAACTTTTCGCCAAGAGACCTGAAACATTTGCAATTATCGTCATATGTTCAGTCATATTTGTTGCGGGAATACTGGGTAATATCGCACTCCTGACGTACGTCATATGCCGCAATCGACTGACGTCACCACATAATATTTACAGTACAAACCTGGCCATAGGTGACATCTTGACCTTAACAATAGCCATGCCGTTTTTGTCCTCCATTTATACGATGACTTACTGGCCGTTTGGAGATTCCCTCTGTAAGTTTAGTGAATGTATTCATACGCTGAGTATTTCCATTACTGTTTTCATGATCTCAGCTTTAAGTGTAGAGAGATATCGTATGCTAAAACTTCATTCGCCATCTTTGAATGTGACGTCATCATCCGTGATTTCTTTTATCTTGTGGCTGGTGGCCGCCATGTTGGCTATTCCCGACCTAGTGTCGGCGGAGACGATGTCTTACAGAGACTTACACTACTGTCGCCCGTACCGAGAAAACTGGGGAGAAACTTACGCCAAGACACTGGTCATCATAAAATTCACGTGCATTTTCGCTCTGCCTTTGTTGATTATAGCAGTTTGTTATTCTTTGATTGGATACAATCTGTTTTCAAAAAGGTCGCGGTTTCATTCGTGTTATTATGATGAAAATCAGACTGTACTTGAGGAAGAAATGAGGAAACATTCCAAAAGAAAAAGCATGGCTGTCCTTGTTTTTGGCCTCGTTATAGTTTTCATTGTAACATGGCTGCCACGACACGTGTATCTAATGTGGTATTACTTTGACCCCTCACCCTATGACCTCACATGGCACATTGTGAAGATAGTGGGTGTGTGTCTCATGTTCTGCAATGCCGCGTTGAATCCTCTTGTGTTTTTCTGTTTCGATGCGAGATTTCGTGAGTGTTGCTGCTGTAGGAAATCACGTGACGATTTGGATGGATACGCCGAGATACCCGATAACACCGTGGTCCTCACGGAAACAGCACATGACACTGTGGTCTTAACCAACGTCAACCACGCCGACAGCGACACGCGTGTTTAA